In one window of Denticeps clupeoides chromosome 2, fDenClu1.1, whole genome shotgun sequence DNA:
- the slc38a10 gene encoding putative sodium-coupled neutral amino acid transporter 10 isoform X4, with amino-acid sequence MSSVALQHGRGPSLLLSSPPSVPWGPPVTAALPSQIQMVFSSFRHGLLSGHWLGLVSYAGWDGVFRCIPICGMAFACQSQVLPTYDSLDDPSVKRMSTIFTSSLNIVTTFYLMVGFFGYVSFTDDIAGNVLMNFPSNLVTEMIRVGFMMSVAFGFPMMILPCRQAINTMLFEQQQKDGTFSAGGYMPPLRFKVITLCIVFGTMVIGILIPNVETILGLTGATMGSLICFICPALIYRKIMKSGLTAQLVLWVGLGILLISTFTTLSISNAQPSRPIPPPAPKGADKVDIQIPALPKIPASSRPAGIGEGLERPEEGADPPVQGAEPPQIKGPVDVPDRKRKDDLVQLDRPDAGVAIPDGEAHRHEPPIPQDVVKVDERKNRAELAEESKEKQEERGVDAPVDSGKKNDILEKPDGGQAKKDVPDAADSNALDKPGAGDKNVPDGTVAPPVGKEAEFQENVKVEEENLQDGKPAAVVVPDAELREGAQAKDDKEKDAGDEKMEVIKKLVAEGQLDHAVLLQVIKEQQEQQKRLLDQQEKLLAVIQEQHKEIHQKQPDAEEDAGKVPQQQAEVDEGEKLLQQEEGGAAQRPVDPAAAVAAATPAPDHGEANVKEKPLPVEDAKPDGPPPGAEEQEAVLRQKAAPLELQKEQERRIEKEVQARVEKEVQARVEKERQERERRESLEKRQTAKELQELAEKEQRLQEQELRNQQLQNVIEAKHDAERKNQAPAAGAELQPAKNGGRDLKGDDDDAAVRRAEPPKDADVKNSREEVGVDLKRRKRDAVPGLESLLEMGPADLHAALEERILGDVVVHSRQIKETTRTEE; translated from the exons ATGTCATCTGTGGCCCTTCAGCACGGGCGTGGCCCGTCCCTCCTCCTTTCTTCCCCTCCCTCTGTCCCCTGGGGACCCCCGGTAACAGCTGCCCTCCCCTCCCAAATCCAGATGGTGTTCTCGTCCTTCAGACACGGCCTGCTCAGTGGCCACTGGCTGGGGCTGGTCAGTTACGCGGGCTGGGACGGCGTCTTTCGCTGCATCCCAATCTGTGGCATGGCATTCGCCTGTCAATC GCAGGTGCTGCCCACCTACGACAGCCTGGATGATCCGTCTGTGAAGAGGATGAGCACCATCTTCACCTCGTCCCTCAACATCGTCACCACCTTCTACCTCATG GTGGGCTTCTTCGGCTACGTCAGCTTCACGGACGACATCGCCGGGAACGTCCTCATGAACTTCCCCTCCAACCTGGTGACGGAGATGATCCGGGTGGGGTTCATGATGTCGGTGGCGTTCGGCTTCCCCATGATGATCCTGCCCTGCAGACAGGCCATCAACACCATGCTGTTCGAGCAGCAG CAGAAGGACGGCACCTTCAGCGCCGGCGGGTACATGCCACCGCTGCGCTTCAAAGTCATCACCCTCTGTATCGTGTTTGGCACCATGGTGATTGGGATCCTCATTCCAaatg tggagaCAATCCTGGGTCTGACTGGTGCAACCATGGGCAGCCTGATCTGCTTCATTTGCCCCGCCCTCATCTACAGGAAGATCATGAAGAGCGGCCTGACCGCACAG CTGGTGCTGTGGGTCGGTCTGGGGATCCTCCTGATCAGCACCTTCACCACGCTCTCCATCTCCAACGCCCAGCCGTCCAGACCCATCCCTCCCCCGGCTCCCAAAGGCGCCGACAAGGTGGACATCCAGATTCCTGCTCTGCCGAAGATCCCAG CCTCGAGCCGTCCGGCCGGGATCGGGGAGGGACTCGAGCGTCCGGAGGAGGGAGCAGACCCGCCGGTGCAGGGGGCGGAGCCCCCGCAGATTAAAGGGCCGGTGGACGTCCCggacaggaagaggaaggacGACTTGGTCCAGCTGGACCGTCCCGATGCGG GCGTGGCCATACCAGATGGCGAAGCGCACCGGCACGAGCCGCCCATCCCGCAGGACGTGGTGAAGGTGGACGAGAGGAAGAACAGGGCAGAGCTGGCGGAGGAGAGCAAAGAGAAGCAGGAGGAGCGCGGGGTGGACGCCCCAGTGGATTCTGGGAAGAAAAACGACATTCTGGAGAAACCTGATGGTGGACAGGCGAAGAAAGACGTCCCAGATGCTGCCGACAGCAACGCGCTGGACAAGCCTGGTGCAGGAGACAAGAACGTTCCTGATGGCACGGTCGCCCCGCCTGTGGGGAAAGAGGCGGAGTTCCAGGAGAAcgtgaaggtggaggaggagaatCTGCAGGACGGAA AACCGGCAGCTGTGGTGGTCCCAGACGCGGAGCTGCGTGAGGGGGCCCAAGCGAAGGATGACAAAGAGAAGGATGCAGGAGATGAAAAGATGGAAG TAATTAAAAAGCTGGTTGCAG aaGGTCAGCTGGATCACGCCGTCCTCCTGCAGGTCATCaaggagcagcaggagcagcagaagcGTCTGTTGGATCagcaggagaagctgctggcCGTCATTCAGGAGCAACACAAGGAGATCCACCAGAAACAGCCTG ATGCTGAGGAGGACGCTGGGAAGGTTCCTCAGCAGCAGGCGGAGGTGGATGAAGGGGAgaagctcctccagcaggaggAAGGAGGCGCTGCTCAGCGCCCCGTGGACCCGGCGGCAGCGGTGGCGGCGGCTACGCCAGCACCCGACCACGGGGAGGCGAACGTGAAGGAGAAGCCGCTCCCTGTGGAGGACGCCAAGCCTGACGGCCCACCTCCTGGCGCTGAGGAGCAGGAGGCCGTCCTCAGACAGAAAGCGGCGCCGCTGGAGCTGCAGAAGGAGCAGGAGAGGCGCATTGAGAAGGAGGTCCAGGCCCGGGTGGAGAAGGAGGTCCAGGCCCGGGTGGAGAAGGAGCGGCAGGagcgagagaggagagagagccTGGAGAAGCGGCAGACGGcgaaggagctgcaggagctcGCCGAGAAGGAGCAGCGCCTCCAGGAGCAGGAGCTGAGGAACCAGCAGCTCCAGAACGTCATCGAGGCCAAGCACGACGCCGAGAGGAAGAACCAGGCCCCTGCGGCGGGGGCGGAGCTCCAGCCAGCCAAGAACGGCGGGCGGGACCTGAAGGGAGACGACGACGACGCCGCCGTTCGCCGGGCGGAGCCTCCGAAAGACGCGGACGTGAAGAACAGCAGGGAGGAGGTGGGCGTGGacctgaagaggaggaagagggacgCCGTGCCCGGCCTGGAGTCGCTGCTGGAGATGGGACCGGCGGACCTGCACGCCGCGCTGGAGGAGAGGATCCTGGGAGACGTGGTGGTCCACAGCCGGCAGATCAAGGAGACCACCAGGACAGAGGAGTGA